The genomic region GACCTCGTCCGCTGCCTTCAGGGCGTCCGGGTGGGCGTTGGCCATCGCGACGCCGTGGCCTGCCCACTCGAGCATCGGGATGTCGTTGGGCATGTCGCCGAACGCGACGATCGAGGTGGCCGGGACGTCGAAGCGGGCGGCGGCGTCGGCGAGGCCGGTGGCTTTGGTGACGCCCTTGCGGGAGAGCTCGATGAGGCCGTTGTCGGTGGAGAACGTCACGTCGACGTGGTCGGTGAGCAGGCCCTCGCAGGCCTCGACCATCTGCGCGCTGGTCATGCCGGTGTGCCTGACCAGCATCTTGATGGCCTCGAAGCCCAGCACGCGGGCGCGGTGGGCGTCTTCGGAGGGGCCTTCCGGCCAGGCGTGCTCGTAGCCGTGCTCGGCGACGAAGTCGGACTCCTCCGCGGTGTCGCCGAGGCGTTCGACGGCGAGTGCGCAGCCGGGCAGGACGCGGTCGAGGGTGCTCGCGAGGTCGCTGAGCAGGACCGGGTCGAGGCCGCGGCGCCACAGGACGCGGTCGGTGGCGATGTCGTAGAGGGCGGCGCCGTTCGCGCAGACGGCGAGGCCCGTGGTGCCCGCCTTCTGGGCCGGGGTCGGGATCCAGCGCGGCGGGCGGCCGGTGACGAGGACGAAGGGCACGTCGGCCGCGATCACGCGGCTGATCACCGCCGCGGTGCGGGGCGTCACCTCGTCGGTGGGCGTGAGCAGGGTTCCGTCGATGTCGGTCGCGACCAGGAGAGGTTGTTCCACGTCCCCCATGTTGCCTGGTCTGGTTCGTCCGGCAGCAGAACAGGTCGTTACGGTACGGGTGTGCGCACAGGCATCGTGATCCTTCCCGAGCACCGCTGGTGGATTGCCGAGCCCAAGTGGCGTGCGGCCGAGGAGTACGGCTTCCACCACGCGTGGACCTACGACCACCTCGGGTGGCGCACGCTGGTCGACGGTCCGTGGTTCGGCTCGATCCCGACGTTGACGGCGGCCGCGATGGTGACGACCCGGCTGCGGCTGGGGACGTTCGTCGCGAGCCCGAACTTCCGGCACCCGGTGTCGTTCGCCCGCGAGTTGCTGGCCGTGGACGACGTGTCGGACGGCCGGTTCACGCTCGGCGTCGGTGCCGGTGGTGCGGGGTACGACACGACGGTGCTGGGCGGGAAGCCGCCGTTGCCGCGGGAGCGCACGGAGCGGTTCGCCGAGTTCGTGGAGCTGCTTTCGCACCTGTTGTCGCAGGACAAGGTGACCTACGAGGGCCGCTACTACCAGGCGGTGGAGGCGCGCGGCTTCCCCGGTTGCGTGCAGCGGCCGCGCCTGCCGTTCCTGGTCGCGGCGAACGGGCCGAAGGCGATGGAGGTGGCCGCGCGGTTCGGCACCGGGTGGGTGACCACCGGGCCACCGACCGAGGACCACGACGAGTGGTGGCGCGGCGTCGCCAGGATGGCCGCGCAGTTCGACGAGACGATCCTGCGCACCGGCCGCCGCACGCGGGTCGACCGGTACCTCAACCTCGACTCGGCGCCGGTGTACTCGCTGTCGTCGGTCGCCTGTTTCACCGACGCCGTCGGCAGGGCCGCCGAGCTGGGCTTCACCGACGTGGTGTCGCACTGGCCGCGGCACGACGGCGTGTACGCGGGCAGCGAGTCGGTGGTCGAGCAGATCGCCGCCGACGTGCTGCCCGCGCTCGGTTAGCTCTTCGGCACCAGCTTCTCGAGGCCGCCCAGGAACGGCCGCATCGCCTCGGGCACGGTGACCGAGCCGTCCGCGTTCTGGTGGTTCTCCAGGATCGCGACGATCCACCGCGTGGTCGCCAGCGTGCCGTTGAGCGTGGCCGCGATCTGCGACTTGCCGTTCTCGTCGCGGTAGCGGACGTTCAGCCGGCGCGCCTGGAACGTGGTGCAGTTCGACGTCGAGGTCAGCTCGCGGTACTTGCCCTGGGTCGGCACCCACGCCTCGCAGTCGAACTTGCGGTGCGCGGACGTGCCCAGGTCGCCGGTCGCGGTGTCAATGACGCGGTAGGGCACCTCGATCTTCGCGAGCATCTCCTCCTCCCACGCCAGCAGCCGGGCGTGCTCCGCCTCGGCGTCCTCCGGCTTGACGTAGGAGAACATCTCGACCTTGTTGAACTGGTGCACGCGGATGATGCCGCGGGTGTCCTTGCCGTACGACCCGGCCTCGCGGCGGTAGCACGACGACCAGCCCGCGTACCGGCGCTCGCCGTCGAGGATCTCGTCCGCGTGGTACCCGGCGAGCGGCACCTCCGACGTGCCGACCAGGTACAGGTCGTCGTTCGGCAGGTGGTAGATCTCGCTCGAGTGCGCACCCAGGAACCCGGTGCCCGCCATGATCTCCGGCCGCACCAGCGTGGGCGTGATCATCAACGTGAAGCCGTTCGCGGTCGCCTGCGCCGCCGCCATGTTCAGCAGCGCGAGCTCCAGCTGCGCCCCCACGCCGGTGAGGAAGTAGAACCGCGAACCGCCGACCTTGGCGCCGCGCTCCATGTCGATCGCGCCCAGCTTCGTGCCCAGGTCGAGGTGGTCGACCGGCTCGAAGTCGAACTGGCGGGGCTCACCGACCGTCTTGAGGACCACGAAGTCGTCCTCGCCGCCCACCGGCGCGTCCGGGTGCACCAGGTTCGGGATCTTGGCCAGCAGCTCGTCGACCTCGGCGGCGGTGGCGTGCTGCTCGGCCTCCGCGGCCTTC from Lentzea guizhouensis harbors:
- the serS gene encoding serine--tRNA ligase, yielding MIDLKVLRENPEIVRASQRARGEDEGVVDALLSADERRRSAISRADTLRAEQKVLGKEVGKAKGDEKTALLVKAKDLSNEVKAAEAEQHATAAEVDELLAKIPNLVHPDAPVGGEDDFVVLKTVGEPRQFDFEPVDHLDLGTKLGAIDMERGAKVGGSRFYFLTGVGAQLELALLNMAAAQATANGFTLMITPTLVRPEIMAGTGFLGAHSSEIYHLPNDDLYLVGTSEVPLAGYHADEILDGERRYAGWSSCYRREAGSYGKDTRGIIRVHQFNKVEMFSYVKPEDAEAEHARLLAWEEEMLAKIEVPYRVIDTATGDLGTSAHRKFDCEAWVPTQGKYRELTSTSNCTTFQARRLNVRYRDENGKSQIAATLNGTLATTRWIVAILENHQNADGSVTVPEAMRPFLGGLEKLVPKS
- a CDS encoding LLM class flavin-dependent oxidoreductase, which gives rise to MRTGIVILPEHRWWIAEPKWRAAEEYGFHHAWTYDHLGWRTLVDGPWFGSIPTLTAAAMVTTRLRLGTFVASPNFRHPVSFARELLAVDDVSDGRFTLGVGAGGAGYDTTVLGGKPPLPRERTERFAEFVELLSHLLSQDKVTYEGRYYQAVEARGFPGCVQRPRLPFLVAANGPKAMEVAARFGTGWVTTGPPTEDHDEWWRGVARMAAQFDETILRTGRRTRVDRYLNLDSAPVYSLSSVACFTDAVGRAAELGFTDVVSHWPRHDGVYAGSESVVEQIAADVLPALG
- a CDS encoding Cof-type HAD-IIB family hydrolase, with the translated sequence MEQPLLVATDIDGTLLTPTDEVTPRTAAVISRVIAADVPFVLVTGRPPRWIPTPAQKAGTTGLAVCANGAALYDIATDRVLWRRGLDPVLLSDLASTLDRVLPGCALAVERLGDTAEESDFVAEHGYEHAWPEGPSEDAHRARVLGFEAIKMLVRHTGMTSAQMVEACEGLLTDHVDVTFSTDNGLIELSRKGVTKATGLADAAARFDVPATSIVAFGDMPNDIPMLEWAGHGVAMANAHPDALKAADEVTAPNSEDGIALVLERWF